A window from [Limnothrix rosea] IAM M-220 encodes these proteins:
- the nuoK gene encoding NADH-quinone oxidoreductase subunit NuoK encodes MQLEYILVLAAALFCIGIYGLVTSRNAVRVLMSIELLLNSVNLNFMGFSNFLDPGEIKGQVFTVFVLTVAAAEAAVGLAIILAIYRNRNTIDMEQFNLLKW; translated from the coding sequence ATTCAACTCGAATATATTCTTGTCCTCGCAGCAGCTCTTTTTTGTATCGGTATCTATGGCTTGGTGACTAGTCGGAATGCTGTACGAGTCCTAATGTCCATTGAATTATTACTAAATTCTGTCAACTTGAACTTTATGGGGTTCTCAAATTTCCTCGATCCCGGTGAAATTAAAGGTCAGGTTTTTACGGTCTTCGTTTTGACTGTGGCAGCGGCAGAGGCGGCCGTTGGCCTCGCCATTATTCTCGCAATCTACCGTAATCGCAACACCATTGATATGGAGCAGTTTAATCTCCTCAAATGGTAA
- a CDS encoding NADH-quinone oxidoreductase subunit J, giving the protein MNLAEGVQIVSFVILAVMMIVSALGVVLFENIVYSAFLLGGVFMSISGFYILLNADFVAAAQVLIYVGAINVLILFAIMLVNKQEDYSTMPRRWVRQGATALVCLGLFALLGTMVLITPWKLSAISPAAVGNSVVAIAKHFFSDFLLPFELASILLLIAMVGAIILARRDIIPEISETDDGGSTGLQLPERPRELVSASNNSDKN; this is encoded by the coding sequence GTGAATTTAGCAGAAGGCGTTCAAATTGTTTCTTTCGTCATCTTGGCAGTGATGATGATTGTTTCTGCCCTAGGGGTGGTGCTCTTTGAGAATATTGTCTACTCCGCCTTCCTTTTGGGTGGTGTATTTATGAGTATTTCTGGATTTTATATCCTGTTAAATGCTGATTTTGTTGCTGCGGCGCAGGTGCTGATCTACGTGGGAGCGATTAATGTTTTGATCCTGTTTGCCATCATGCTGGTCAACAAGCAGGAAGATTATAGTACGATGCCCCGTCGCTGGGTACGTCAGGGAGCAACGGCTTTAGTCTGTCTTGGTTTATTTGCGCTCCTTGGCACAATGGTGTTAATTACTCCTTGGAAGTTATCGGCAATTTCTCCGGCGGCGGTGGGCAATTCTGTGGTGGCGATCGCCAAACATTTCTTTAGCGATTTTCTATTACCCTTTGAACTAGCATCAATATTGCTACTGATTGCCATGGTCGGTGCGATTATCCTTGCCCGCCGTGATATCATTCCGGAAATTTCCGAGACGGATGATGGCGGCAGCACTGGTTTACAACTCCCTGAACGTCCTCGCGAACTCGTTTCTGCGTCTAACAATTCTGACAAAAACTAG
- the ndhI gene encoding NAD(P)H-quinone oxidoreductase subunit I, whose protein sequence is MFKILKQVGDYAKEAAQAAKYIGQGLSVTFDHMRRRPVTVQYPYEKLIPSERFRGRIHYEFDKCISCEVCVRVCPINLPVVDWEFNKAAKKKILKHYSIDFGVCIFCGNCVEYCPTNCLSMTEEYELATYDRHELNYDSVALGRLPYKVTQDPMVTPMRELAYLPNGVMDPHDLPEGSQRAGEHPEDILERLKAEQDKETAKTADAE, encoded by the coding sequence ATGTTTAAAATCCTCAAACAAGTTGGTGACTACGCTAAAGAAGCTGCCCAAGCCGCTAAATATATTGGTCAGGGTCTTTCGGTAACGTTCGACCATATGCGTCGTCGTCCAGTCACAGTGCAGTACCCCTACGAAAAACTCATTCCTTCAGAGCGTTTTCGCGGCAGAATTCACTATGAATTTGATAAGTGTATTTCATGCGAAGTCTGTGTGCGGGTCTGTCCGATCAACCTTCCTGTGGTGGATTGGGAATTTAATAAGGCAGCGAAAAAGAAAATCCTCAAGCACTACAGCATTGATTTTGGTGTCTGTATTTTCTGTGGTAACTGCGTTGAATACTGCCCCACGAATTGTCTGTCGATGACTGAAGAATACGAGCTTGCCACCTATGATCGCCACGAACTAAATTACGATAGTGTCGCTCTGGGTCGTTTACCCTATAAGGTTACCCAAGATCCAATGGTCACACCCATGCGTGAGCTGGCTTATTTGCCGAATGGCGTGATGGATCCCCATGATTTACCGGAAGGTTCCCAACGAGCAGGTGAGCATCCAGAGGATATTTTGGAACGGCTTAAGGCTGAGCAGGATAAAGAAACAGCTAAAACGGCTGATGCTGAATAG
- the nuoH gene encoding NADH-quinone oxidoreductase subunit NuoH, translating into MNSGIDLQGSFIETLQSLGLSHEIAKTIWLPLPLLLMIIGATVGVLVVVWLERKVSAAAQQRVGPEYAGPLGVLQPVADGLKLVFKEDVVPAKTDPWLFTLGPALVVIPVFLSYLIVPFGQNLVITDLNVGIFLWISLSSIAPIGLLMSGYASNNKYSLLGGLRAAAQSISYEIPLALAVLAIAMMSNSLSTIDIVEQQSGYGILGWNIWRQPIGFLIFWIAALAECERLPFDLPEAEEELVAGYQTEYAGMKFGLFYVGSYVNLVLSALIVSILYLGGWEFPVPLDRLADWLGVSPDTGWLQVITASLGIIMTLVKAYALVFIALLLRWTLPRVRIDQLLNFGWKFLLPVALVNLLLTAALKLAFPVAFGG; encoded by the coding sequence ATGAACTCAGGAATCGACCTCCAAGGTAGCTTTATTGAAACGCTGCAATCTTTGGGACTTTCCCACGAAATCGCCAAAACGATTTGGTTGCCATTACCGTTGTTGCTGATGATTATTGGCGCGACTGTCGGCGTACTCGTCGTTGTCTGGCTAGAAAGAAAAGTTTCCGCCGCCGCTCAGCAACGTGTAGGCCCCGAATATGCAGGGCCATTGGGTGTACTCCAGCCAGTCGCCGATGGACTGAAATTAGTATTTAAAGAAGATGTTGTTCCCGCTAAAACCGATCCTTGGCTATTTACCCTCGGCCCGGCATTGGTCGTAATTCCGGTCTTTCTGTCCTATCTCATCGTTCCCTTTGGACAAAATCTGGTGATTACTGACTTAAATGTCGGTATTTTTCTGTGGATTTCTTTATCAAGCATTGCACCCATTGGCTTGTTAATGTCTGGTTATGCTTCGAACAATAAGTATTCGCTTCTCGGTGGTTTGCGAGCAGCTGCCCAATCAATTAGCTACGAAATTCCTTTGGCTTTAGCTGTATTGGCGATCGCCATGATGTCGAACAGTCTCAGCACCATTGACATCGTTGAACAACAATCCGGTTACGGCATCCTTGGCTGGAATATCTGGCGTCAACCCATTGGCTTCCTGATTTTCTGGATTGCAGCCCTAGCAGAATGTGAACGCCTCCCCTTTGACTTACCCGAAGCAGAGGAAGAACTAGTTGCAGGTTACCAAACAGAATATGCAGGCATGAAATTTGGCCTGTTTTACGTTGGTTCCTACGTTAACCTCGTGCTCTCTGCCCTCATTGTTTCGATTTTGTATCTTGGCGGCTGGGAATTTCCAGTGCCTTTAGATCGTCTCGCCGATTGGTTGGGCGTTTCTCCCGACACAGGCTGGTTACAGGTGATCACCGCATCCCTCGGGATCATTATGACCTTGGTAAAAGCCTATGCCCTTGTCTTCATTGCCCTGCTTCTGCGTTGGACATTACCGCGAGTACGCATTGACCAACTATTAAACTTTGGCTGGAAATTTTTACTTCCCGTTGCCCTAGTGAATTTGTTGCTTACCGCAGCATTGAAACTGGCTTTCCCCGTTGCCTTTGGTGGCTAA
- a CDS encoding DUF928 domain-containing protein, whose protein sequence is MNNSFLHNISLSNPLKRFWPITSFVGVLTMLGAMSAPASAACLTNVEDFDFVPSGASQQVIAEYPRMFWRLENHQAENLQISVTDENARELYFWDYRLSQSNAEDSDGGMDLMSVQPSPNLAVSPMTVGSVQNWQLTLICDYGDRTKDIVINQKIERIAVEESLKNSIQALATPDKIELYLTQGLINSALVEFMYWQDEPSTESTTESTSIVHKNWLDFQRKAGIIESQ, encoded by the coding sequence ATGAATAATTCTTTTTTACACAACATTTCTCTCTCAAATCCCCTGAAGCGTTTTTGGCCCATCACATCTTTTGTGGGTGTGCTAACGATGCTTGGCGCGATGAGTGCTCCCGCCTCTGCTGCTTGTCTGACGAATGTTGAGGATTTTGACTTCGTCCCCAGTGGTGCAAGTCAGCAAGTCATCGCAGAATACCCACGTATGTTTTGGCGTTTGGAAAATCATCAAGCTGAAAATTTACAAATCAGCGTTACAGATGAAAATGCACGAGAACTTTATTTTTGGGACTATCGGTTAAGTCAAAGTAATGCCGAAGACTCGGATGGAGGAATGGATTTGATGTCGGTGCAACCATCTCCAAATTTAGCAGTTTCGCCCATGACAGTCGGCTCTGTACAAAATTGGCAACTGACGTTGATTTGTGATTACGGCGATCGCACCAAAGACATTGTCATTAATCAAAAAATTGAACGTATTGCAGTTGAAGAATCCCTTAAAAACTCGATTCAGGCGTTAGCAACCCCCGACAAGATTGAACTTTACCTTACCCAAGGTTTAATCAATAGCGCTTTGGTTGAATTTATGTATTGGCAAGATGAACCATCGACTGAATCCACCACAGAATCAACATCAATTGTTCACAAAAACTGGCTGGACTTCCAAAGAAAAGCGGGCATAATAGAATCACAATAA
- a CDS encoding DUF928 domain-containing protein, which translates to MSNQNFHFTRAIKTLLTASGLAAIALCTTVVNASAQNIPKVWESQKYQPPFGLQSPGNLSQGGTRSGAEAIANPKFIPLVPQNNNFGVTTAAYPSILVYVADYAEQANVDTLEFLLLDDEGNEVYRARFAVELTGQLLRIDLPKHAGLAALEEGKDYLWLLEGFTQDFTLSETLFTHGWIRRVPPTASLVEDLETSSSAQEVANAYINEQIWYDAIAKLEEGFISGTASEQIMEQWEALLSSAGVNDVALDTSAMLAD; encoded by the coding sequence ATGAGTAACCAAAATTTCCATTTCACCCGTGCGATCAAGACTTTACTGACGGCCTCAGGGTTGGCGGCGATCGCCCTGTGTACCACCGTGGTAAATGCTTCTGCCCAGAACATCCCTAAAGTCTGGGAAAGCCAGAAGTACCAACCTCCCTTTGGATTGCAATCTCCCGGCAATTTATCCCAAGGTGGCACACGCTCTGGTGCCGAGGCCATCGCAAACCCGAAATTCATTCCGTTGGTTCCCCAAAATAACAACTTTGGTGTCACCACAGCTGCCTATCCAAGCATCCTTGTTTACGTGGCAGACTATGCGGAACAAGCGAACGTTGATACCTTAGAATTTTTACTTCTAGATGACGAAGGCAACGAAGTTTATCGAGCGAGATTTGCTGTAGAACTGACCGGCCAGCTTCTACGTATCGACTTACCTAAACATGCTGGTTTAGCGGCACTCGAAGAAGGGAAAGATTATCTATGGTTATTGGAAGGATTTACCCAAGACTTCACACTATCGGAAACCCTCTTTACCCACGGTTGGATTCGCCGCGTCCCTCCAACGGCATCATTAGTTGAAGATTTAGAAACAAGCTCTTCAGCTCAGGAAGTCGCCAATGCTTACATTAATGAACAAATTTGGTACGACGCGATCGCCAAGCTAGAAGAGGGATTTATTAGTGGCACTGCTTCAGAGCAAATTATGGAACAATGGGAGGCTCTGCTCAGTTCTGCTGGCGTTAATGATGTTGCCTTAGATACCAGCGCCATGCTTGCAGACTAG
- a CDS encoding FHA domain-containing protein — translation MVTCPNCNHQNPDGAVQCEACYTPLLAEQPTPTAGSTCPQCSATVQQDATFCGQCGFNLKANLSAAPPNAGDIPATQVPDVFVEATALDSDEDETEVTLQMMPTVATANAEASPQAVGTATKIQTSPVASLTHVQTNIPLDIPGGLNVVHIGKPNDVVPPDIDISGFPHSEVVSRVHADLRIENGIYFIEDTGSSNGTYVNHAPLPAGNRHRLRAGDRIAFGKGDKVTFLFQMNEN, via the coding sequence ATGGTCACTTGTCCCAACTGTAATCACCAAAATCCTGATGGCGCAGTCCAATGTGAAGCCTGTTACACTCCCCTTTTAGCAGAACAACCTACACCTACAGCTGGCAGCACTTGTCCCCAATGCTCAGCAACCGTTCAACAGGACGCGACCTTTTGTGGACAATGTGGTTTTAATTTAAAAGCGAATCTTTCGGCAGCCCCTCCTAATGCCGGCGATATTCCAGCAACCCAAGTCCCCGATGTCTTTGTAGAAGCAACAGCCCTAGACTCCGATGAGGACGAAACTGAAGTCACCTTACAAATGATGCCAACAGTGGCCACCGCCAATGCCGAAGCCTCGCCGCAAGCCGTCGGAACAGCGACAAAAATTCAAACTTCTCCGGTAGCGAGCTTAACCCATGTTCAAACAAATATTCCCCTCGATATTCCCGGTGGATTAAATGTGGTGCATATTGGCAAACCCAATGATGTCGTACCACCGGATATTGATATTTCAGGCTTTCCCCATTCTGAGGTTGTGTCACGCGTCCATGCAGATCTGCGCATCGAAAACGGTATTTACTTTATTGAGGATACGGGCAGCTCTAACGGAACCTATGTGAACCATGCTCCCTTGCCTGCTGGAAATCGTCACCGTCTGCGTGCCGGCGATCGCATTGCCTTCGGAAAAGGTGACAAAGTAACCTTTCTCTTTCAAATGAACGAAAATTAG
- the pgl gene encoding 6-phosphogluconolactonase, with protein MTKFLEILDDKSELVKRALKLSVGRIEEAIAKRGRCSIALAGGSTPKPLYEKLASQNLDWEKVFIFWGDERYVPADHPDSNEKMAREAWLNNCAIPAKNILPIPTGTEPATDAATYEQTLKAYFGDKPAQFDLILLGMGDDGHTASLFPQTAALDAGDRLVTVGQKDQDPRITLTIPVINAAHNIIFLVAGANKQPALQKVFHEDCDPKDYPSKFIQPKDGRLWWLLDAEAGAKLSPDGAIYAMKSK; from the coding sequence ATGACAAAATTCCTAGAAATCTTGGATGACAAGTCTGAATTAGTGAAACGGGCTTTAAAACTTTCTGTGGGACGTATTGAAGAGGCGATCGCCAAACGCGGTAGATGTAGTATCGCCCTTGCCGGCGGCAGCACTCCGAAACCTCTATACGAAAAACTCGCAAGCCAAAACCTCGATTGGGAAAAAGTCTTTATTTTCTGGGGGGATGAACGCTATGTCCCCGCTGACCACCCCGATAGCAACGAAAAGATGGCACGGGAAGCATGGCTAAATAACTGTGCTATTCCAGCTAAAAATATTTTGCCCATTCCCACAGGAACAGAGCCTGCAACCGATGCGGCGACTTATGAACAGACTTTAAAAGCATACTTTGGGGACAAGCCAGCACAGTTCGATTTGATTTTGCTCGGTATGGGTGATGACGGCCACACAGCTTCTCTATTCCCTCAAACTGCTGCCCTAGATGCCGGCGATCGCCTAGTGACAGTCGGGCAAAAAGATCAAGACCCTCGCATTACCCTCACCATTCCAGTCATTAACGCAGCCCATAACATCATTTTTCTTGTGGCAGGCGCAAATAAACAGCCCGCTTTGCAAAAGGTTTTCCACGAAGATTGCGACCCCAAAGACTATCCCAGTAAATTTATTCAGCCAAAGGACGGACGGTTGTGGTGGCTACTAGACGCAGAAGCCGGCGCGAAATTATCTCCAGACGGCGCAATCTACGCCATGAAATCAAAATAA
- a CDS encoding HpsJ family protein: MNSTRLARFTALSLKILGGVLIISALVDYALAAFPLMPLEDAWQISFTSQLVDRGLTPMIGIVALLLSVWVESSTGKGKTIKPAFSDIRFLSLILSLVLGVIFFLLVPLHLDNLQEIRDQAISQIEEQTQQQEQQVQAQFGQLQALSQSPEAKQQLDEQIRAIDEAIASGQVPADQLGAVEAQRQELLNYQRFANDPNALNARLEELRDEVEKRRDEQQQQAENRVLKEALQIGLRSLLLGVGYILLGWVGVQASLAGSSRNVERRELDYDMTPEAQPTHALGETEPPTSPDEEG; encoded by the coding sequence ATGAATAGTACTCGCCTTGCCCGGTTTACTGCCCTCAGCCTCAAGATTCTTGGGGGTGTTCTCATTATCTCTGCGCTTGTGGATTATGCCCTCGCCGCTTTTCCGCTAATGCCATTGGAGGATGCATGGCAAATTAGTTTTACTAGTCAATTAGTTGATCGTGGCCTAACGCCGATGATCGGGATTGTGGCATTACTGCTGAGTGTTTGGGTCGAGTCCAGCACTGGTAAAGGAAAAACGATTAAGCCAGCTTTTTCTGATATTCGCTTTTTGAGTTTAATTTTGTCCTTGGTTTTAGGGGTGATTTTCTTTTTACTTGTGCCTTTACACCTTGATAATCTCCAAGAAATTCGAGACCAGGCCATCTCCCAAATTGAGGAGCAAACGCAACAGCAGGAACAGCAGGTGCAAGCGCAATTCGGTCAGTTGCAGGCGTTATCCCAAAGCCCTGAAGCGAAGCAACAACTGGATGAACAAATTCGTGCCATCGATGAGGCGATCGCCAGTGGACAGGTTCCCGCCGACCAGCTGGGTGCAGTGGAAGCCCAACGGCAAGAACTTTTAAACTATCAACGATTTGCCAATGATCCCAATGCCCTGAATGCCCGTCTCGAAGAATTACGAGATGAAGTGGAAAAACGCCGGGACGAACAACAGCAACAGGCTGAAAATCGCGTCTTAAAAGAAGCCTTACAAATTGGTCTACGCAGTTTATTACTAGGGGTTGGCTATATCCTTTTAGGTTGGGTTGGTGTACAAGCGAGTTTGGCAGGTAGCTCCCGGAATGTTGAGCGCCGCGAGTTAGACTATGACATGACTCCAGAGGCACAACCGACACATGCCTTAGGCGAAACGGAGCCGCCAACCAGCCCCGACGAAGAGGGTTAA
- a CDS encoding DUF502 domain-containing protein codes for MLERLKQDLKNDLIAGLLVVIPLATTIWLTITIAAWVINFLTQIPKQINPFDGLDPILTNALNISVGITVPLTFILVIGLMARNIAGRWLLDLGEQILQGIPLAGAIYKTLKQILETLLKDSQSRFRRVVMVEYPRKGVWTLGFVTGSVSPQMQSQVTQALLSVFIPTTPNPTSGWYAMVPEDEVINISMSIEDAFKVLISGGIVSPDEKELERRSLRNGIPINLPRRKKAVAVEETEELEMPLNMVSAEEER; via the coding sequence GTGCTAGAACGTCTAAAGCAAGATCTTAAAAACGACTTGATTGCGGGATTGTTAGTTGTCATTCCCTTGGCGACAACGATTTGGTTGACCATTACCATTGCGGCTTGGGTGATCAACTTTTTGACGCAAATCCCCAAACAAATCAACCCCTTTGACGGCCTAGACCCAATTTTGACCAATGCATTAAACATTTCTGTGGGCATTACCGTGCCCCTGACTTTCATCTTGGTCATTGGTCTAATGGCACGAAATATTGCAGGTCGTTGGCTATTGGACTTAGGAGAGCAGATTCTACAGGGTATTCCCCTCGCCGGCGCAATCTATAAAACCCTGAAGCAAATCCTTGAAACGTTACTCAAGGATTCCCAGAGTCGTTTTCGTCGCGTTGTCATGGTGGAATATCCCCGTAAAGGCGTGTGGACACTGGGCTTTGTCACAGGATCAGTCAGTCCGCAAATGCAGTCCCAAGTGACCCAAGCTCTCCTCAGCGTTTTTATCCCAACAACGCCGAACCCGACCTCCGGCTGGTACGCCATGGTGCCGGAAGATGAGGTGATCAATATTTCAATGTCCATCGAAGATGCTTTCAAAGTCCTGATTTCTGGTGGGATTGTGAGCCCCGATGAAAAAGAACTAGAGCGGCGATCGCTCCGCAATGGCATTCCGATCAACCTTCCCCGTCGCAAAAAGGCCGTGGCCGTTGAAGAGACAGAAGAATTGGAAATGCCCTTAAACATGGTCTCAGCAGAAGAAGAAAGATAG
- the nusB gene encoding transcription antitermination factor NusB yields MPARKQPRSVAREIALLSLSQVKGKAEKLEKLELDQLMLAAVRTLSGEINDILEAAASEVTRAEDKLLKSETQAISLQSARTMAQDSLDLTRKAINRLGHVVELPEFLQLTKQSEVRTYAIDLIGTVRRRHEEIQNIVSDSLVDWQYHRLPRIDRDILRIAVTEIMFLDVPYKVAINEAVELAKRYSDEDGHRFINGVLRRITDKVRSHEKIEP; encoded by the coding sequence ATGCCTGCTAGAAAACAACCCCGAAGCGTTGCCCGCGAAATTGCTCTTCTGAGCCTGAGTCAAGTTAAAGGTAAGGCAGAAAAACTAGAAAAACTAGAATTAGACCAACTCATGTTGGCAGCGGTGCGTACCCTGAGCGGCGAAATTAACGACATTTTAGAAGCAGCAGCTAGTGAGGTGACTCGTGCTGAAGACAAACTCCTAAAAAGCGAAACCCAAGCGATTAGCCTTCAAAGTGCCCGCACAATGGCACAAGATTCTTTAGACTTAACCCGCAAAGCCATTAACCGTCTTGGTCATGTGGTGGAATTACCTGAGTTTTTACAATTAACCAAACAAAGCGAAGTACGAACCTACGCCATTGATCTAATTGGGACTGTCCGCCGTCGTCACGAAGAAATACAGAATATCGTTTCGGATTCCCTTGTCGATTGGCAGTATCACCGTCTGCCGCGTATTGATCGCGATATCTTGCGCATTGCCGTCACTGAGATTATGTTTCTCGATGTGCCCTACAAAGTGGCCATCAATGAAGCTGTGGAATTAGCAAAACGATATTCTGACGAAGATGGCCATCGCTTTATCAACGGTGTGCTGCGCCGCATCACAGATAAGGTAAGAAGTCACGAAAAAATAGAACCTTAA
- a CDS encoding CPP1-like family protein codes for MSEQNPYKTLGLAESATFDEIQAAKQKLSKENQGDTTVVEQLEAAYDAIIMDRLRQRQQGTLDVPDQIRFAESQKKVMDRPKGIETSSLPSWITDLKDTPEPQELNLAFGVNGAIALGSLVLSASLASTILTVLLIVNVYLLYRKENRFGRSLLIGIVSLAGGVAIGSVLNALIASQGASLAIAPEQIVLISCCITNGLSTSFLR; via the coding sequence ATGAGCGAACAAAATCCCTATAAAACCCTTGGGCTTGCAGAGTCTGCGACCTTTGATGAAATCCAAGCTGCCAAACAAAAGCTCAGCAAGGAAAATCAGGGAGATACGACGGTTGTAGAACAGCTTGAAGCTGCCTATGACGCGATCATTATGGATCGCCTCCGTCAACGCCAACAGGGAACGTTGGATGTGCCTGACCAAATTCGTTTTGCGGAGTCCCAAAAGAAGGTGATGGATCGCCCTAAGGGGATTGAGACTTCGTCGCTACCTAGCTGGATTACAGATTTAAAAGATACGCCTGAGCCTCAAGAGTTAAATCTTGCTTTTGGGGTTAATGGCGCGATCGCCCTTGGTAGTCTAGTGCTAAGTGCTAGTCTAGCCTCAACTATTTTGACTGTGCTGCTGATTGTGAATGTGTATTTGCTTTATCGCAAGGAAAATCGTTTTGGGCGATCGCTACTGATTGGGATTGTCAGTCTTGCGGGTGGTGTGGCGATTGGTAGCGTTTTAAATGCGTTAATTGCTTCCCAAGGTGCTAGTTTGGCGATCGCCCCAGAACAAATTGTCTTGATTAGTTGCTGCATTACTAACGGATTGAGCACTAGCTTTTTGAGGTAA
- a CDS encoding response regulator transcription factor codes for MAAARILVVDDDPAILNLIVRFLSQKNYEMESAADGKSAWATFQTFKPDLVILDVNLPDILGYALCAQMQEHQDVYILMLTSRTDASDKIRGFSQGADDYLTKPFDILELEHRVGAILRRQRIAPTAQNNSDTLNFANLTIDPVRRQVKVSNDEVHLTALEFDLLHFLAKNANKVWRRSELIQEVWGYDYVGDQRVVDVHIGQIRRKLESTPHQQATIKTVRGVGYVFDVKSEPEP; via the coding sequence ATGGCTGCTGCCAGAATCCTAGTTGTCGACGATGACCCCGCAATCCTAAATTTGATTGTACGTTTCCTTAGTCAAAAAAATTATGAAATGGAGTCGGCGGCGGACGGAAAGTCAGCCTGGGCAACATTTCAGACCTTCAAACCAGATCTTGTGATCCTCGATGTGAATTTACCTGATATTTTAGGCTATGCCCTCTGTGCGCAAATGCAGGAGCATCAGGATGTTTATATTTTAATGTTGACAAGTCGAACGGATGCATCTGACAAAATTCGCGGTTTTTCCCAGGGGGCTGATGATTATTTGACCAAGCCCTTCGACATTTTAGAATTAGAACATCGAGTGGGCGCAATTCTGCGACGTCAACGCATTGCCCCGACAGCTCAGAATAATTCTGATACGCTCAATTTTGCTAATTTGACAATTGATCCGGTACGCCGCCAAGTGAAGGTGAGTAATGATGAAGTTCATTTAACGGCTCTAGAATTTGATTTACTTCATTTTCTGGCAAAAAATGCCAATAAAGTATGGCGACGTTCGGAGCTTATCCAAGAGGTTTGGGGTTATGACTATGTCGGAGATCAGCGAGTTGTTGATGTCCATATTGGTCAAATCCGCCGTAAGCTAGAAAGCACTCCCCACCAGCAAGCTACCATTAAGACGGTTCGGGGTGTGGGCTATGTATTTGATGTGAAATCTGAGCCAGAACCATAG
- a CDS encoding PhoH family protein, whose translation MSDVSQNLQLPSLESAIALSGSKEENLALLSRHTGTKVVLRGQSLDIRGQEKAVKRCFRAISFLQPYWEVGQAISQPDILTAFQAIDTNKQDEYRDLQQHTLAKTRRGEFIRAKTFRQRQYIKAIQKHDITFGIGPAGTGKTFLAAVLAVQALLNDDVERLILTRPAVEAGERLGFLPGDLQQKVNPFLRPLYDALYQFIDPLKLPELMEKGRIEIAPLAYMRGRTLSNSFVIVDEAQNTTPAQLKMVLTRLGFGSKMVVTGDITQTDLPTHQASGLVTSSNILKSVEGIGFCYLTEADVVRHPLVQKIVGAYEAFESRHAPKSAPQLRRP comes from the coding sequence ATGAGCGACGTCTCGCAAAATTTACAATTACCGAGTTTAGAAAGTGCGATCGCCTTATCTGGCAGCAAAGAAGAAAACCTTGCCCTACTTTCACGCCATACAGGCACAAAAGTTGTACTTAGAGGCCAATCGCTCGATATCCGCGGCCAAGAAAAAGCCGTTAAACGTTGCTTTCGCGCTATCTCATTTCTACAACCCTATTGGGAAGTGGGTCAGGCTATTTCCCAACCAGACATTTTGACTGCCTTTCAGGCGATCGATACCAATAAACAAGACGAATATCGCGACCTGCAACAGCATACCCTTGCCAAAACTCGCCGTGGCGAATTTATTCGAGCAAAAACCTTTCGCCAGAGACAATACATTAAAGCCATCCAAAAACACGACATCACCTTCGGCATTGGCCCAGCCGGCACAGGGAAAACATTTCTTGCCGCTGTCCTTGCCGTACAAGCATTATTAAACGATGACGTAGAACGCTTAATTTTAACAAGACCAGCCGTGGAAGCAGGCGAAAGACTCGGCTTTTTACCCGGTGATCTCCAACAAAAAGTTAATCCTTTTCTCCGACCGCTCTATGATGCCCTATATCAATTTATTGATCCCCTAAAACTACCAGAGCTAATGGAAAAAGGACGCATCGAAATTGCCCCCCTTGCCTACATGCGTGGCCGAACCCTAAGCAACTCCTTTGTGATTGTCGATGAAGCACAAAACACAACGCCCGCCCAGCTAAAAATGGTACTGACACGCTTAGGGTTCGGCTCTAAAATGGTAGTGACAGGAGATATTACCCAGACAGATCTACCGACACACCAAGCATCAGGATTAGTTACCAGTAGTAATATCCTGAAATCTGTCGAAGGCATTGGATTTTGTTATCTAACGGAAGCTGATGTGGTTCGCCATCCCCTTGTGCAAAAAATTGTTGGAGCCTATGAAGCCTTTGAGAGCCGCCATGCCCCAAAGTCTGCCCCACAGTTGCGTCGTCCTTAG